GCCCAAAAATTTCTTCGTGCGCCAGCGCCATCCCGCGTGTCACGCGATCGAGCACAGTCGGCGCAAAAAAGGTTCCGTTCCGGTACGGCCCATCCGTCAACCTGGCGCCCCCCGTTCGCACCCGCGCTCCTTTTGCCGCCGCATCGGCCAGCAACGCCTCCACGCGCCGCAGGGCCGTCTCATCGATCAAAGGACCCACCGCGACTCCCGGTTCCAAACCGTTGCCGACCCGCAACGCTTGTACACGGGACACGATTGTTTCGGTCAGCGCTTCTGCGATCTCCCCGTGCGCATAGATGACGTTGATGCCGTTGCAGACCTGCCCGCAGTTCTCAAACTTGTTCGCTACGATCGCATCGGCCGCCCGGTCGAGATCCGCATCGGGGAAGACGATCGCCGGGGCGTTGCCGCCCAGTTCCAGCGACAGCCGTTTCACCTGATCAGCCGCCTGCCGCATCAGATGTTTGCCGACTTCCGTCGAACCGGTGAACGAGATTTTGCGCACGCGCCGATCCGATAAAAGCGCTCCGCCGATCGCCGCCGAATCACCGGTCACCAGATTGGCCGCCCCGGCCGGTATCCCGGTATCCATCAGATGCTCAAACAGCGCAATCGCAATTTGCGGCGTTTGTTTCGCCGGCTTCAGCATCACCGTACAGCCTGCCGCCAGCGCGGGCGCTGCTTTACGCGCCACCATCGCCGCGGGAAAATTCCAGGGCGTGATCAGGCCGGCCACCCCCACCGGCTGGCGTATCACCAGAATCCGCCGATCGCTGTGCGAGGCCGGAATCCATTCCCCGTACGCCCGCTTCGCTTCCTCCGCGTACCAGCGGACAAAAGCGGCCGCCCCCTCGATCTCCCCTCTCGCTTCCGCCAGCGGCTTTCCCTGCTCCAACGTCAGCAGCAATGCGAGCTCATCGCGGTTCGCCAGAATCCGGTCGGCCCAGTCCTGCAGGTATCCCGCCCGTTCATGCGGGGGCAATTTCGACCACTTGGAAAAGGCGCGCCAGGCAGCTTCGACCGCCCGCCTTGTCTCGGCTTCGCCTCCCAGCGGGACATGCCCAACCACCTCGCCGGTCGCCGGGTTTTGCACTTCGATCATTTTCGTCAAAGTCACTTTTTCTCCGTTAATCCACAGGAAGTTCCATCTGTCTGCAGCCAATTTTGCCAATGGTTCTCCCTCCTCCGCGATCGTATGCGGTTAATGCCATGCTTCACCCGCCGTTGCGTTGCCGAATCGTGTCAACCAGCCAACGGAATGGAATCAGGCCCGCTTCCGATCGGACGGCCATCATTTCCGGATGCCATTGAATCGCCAGCAGCTGCGGATGATCCGGATGCACCAGCCCTTCCACGATCCCATCCTCCGCCACCGCCGCCACCTGCAAACCGCCGCCTGCTGCCTTGACCGCCTGGTGGTGATAACTGTTCGTTTCGATCTGTTCCGCCTGATAGAGTTGTTGCAAAACAGGCGAAATCAAATTGACGCGATGTGCCGTATACCAGCGAGGTGCCCGCGGAACTTGATGGGCCAACACTTCACCCGGGCAGTCTGATAGGTCCAGATACAAAGAACCGCCAAAAAATACGTTCACAAGCTGCATGCCCCGGCAAACGGCCAGCAGCGGTTTGTTCTGCCGAAGCGCCTCTTCGATCAGGGCCAGTTCAAACCGGTCCCGCTCCGGCACAATCGTCCAGCAGCGCAGATCGGGATGCGACCCGTACAGCATCGGATCAATATCTTCACCGCCGCTGAGGATCAGTCCGTCCACCGCCTCGATCACCTCGTGCGCGTGCGAAACGTCACCTACCGGCACTCCCAACGGGATCCCCCCTGCCCGCTGCACCGCGTGGATGTAATCGTGGCCGACCACGCTGAATCCCTGTCCGGGCACGCCGCGGAACGATCCCCCGTATCCTTCCTCTCCGCGCACATGATAGCCGGTAATGCCGATGATCGGAGTCCGTTTCATTCGCCTCACTTCCTTTCCACCTGTTTCATTCATACGTGGACACGATTCGGGAAATGCCTGCAAAAACAAACGAATCCCCGCGTTTGCCGAAGGGGCTTGCAGCCATTGACTGCACGGGCCAAACGGCGCTACACACATTGCGGATGATGATTCCCGCTGCGCTCGTGGCAGTAACTTTGTCAATCGCTTTCTTTCCGCATGGGCTGTGGAGCCTGCTGCTGGTTCCGGTTGCCGGTCTGTTTGGCGCCTGGCAATTTCACGATACCGGATGGGCCATCGCAAACGGCACAATCCTGATTCGTGCCGTCATATCGCGCGCGAGACGGCAATCGTACCGCGCACCCGCATCCAGTCCTGTGCGTTGTCCCGCTCTCCTCTGCAGCAGGAGCCGGGTTGCCACCATCAGATCCGCGTTGCGACAGGCAGCGCAAGAAAAGCCTTCAAAATCCGGGACATCGCGGAACAGGAGGGGACCCGGTTGTTCGACTGGTTCCAGCTTCTGAAGTTCAAACAGCTCCCGAAGTTGTGGTACACTGGTTGGGGCAAGCGGTTGCTGCCACTTATCGAATGCAGAGGGATGCAAAATGGAAAGTCATTTTTTTGCCTATATGTACCGGTTGCGCTACATCAAGCGCTGGAGTCTGATGCGCAACGTAGTGGACGAAAACGTGGCGGAACACTCCTTTCATGTAGCGTTGTTGACCCACGCCCTTTGCTCGATCGCAAACGGCGTGTTTGGCAAACAGGTGCCGACGGAGAAAGCGGTCACGTTAGCCCTGTTTCACGATGTCACCGAAGTGTTCACCGGCGACATTCCGACTCCGGTCAAACACCACAACCCGAACATCCTGCACAACTTCCGGGAGATCGAACAAATGGCGGCCGACCGACTGCTGAATATGATCCCCGAGCCCCTCCAACAGAGGTACCGGCCGCTGATTCTGGAAAAATCGGACCCGCACCTGTGGCACTGGGTGAAAGCGGCCGATTTGCTCGACGCCTATTTGAAATGCGCATCCGAACTGTCGGCCGGCAACCGCGAGTTTGCCGTCGCGCAAAAGCAGATCGAGCAAAAAATGCAGGAGTTGAACATGCCGGAACTGGACTATTTTCTCGCGCATCTCGCCCCCAGTTTCGAAAAAACGCTGGACGAAATTTCGTGAGCATCGGCCCTAAAAAAAATGTGATCGGAAAAATGTGGGCCGGCCAGGTTGCTGTGCAACGCACCAGGAAAAATACCGGGAAAGGGGCATTTGCCAAATGAAAGATCGCTGGGAGGATCACGATTTGCAACGGCCTGGGATCGCACGGTGTTGCAGGGAAATCCCGCGAGAGCAGAGCAGTTGGACCTTTAATCGGAATGTGAGGAATTCTCCAACTGCGGAAAACGGTGCAAGCGGCCGTGAGTGAGGTTTTGTCCGAATGAAATCAGCCGTTCTGAGAAAAAATACCCCTGTGTCGGAAAAGACCAGGGGTATGCGTTATGATTTGACGACCTGAGCCATGCATTCCTCCGAGCAAAAGCCCTGGAATTTTTCCTCACATTCCGGGCAGCAGATGTGCTGCAAATGGCAAGGATCGTATGCGCAGTTGATGTAGCGGTCCTCCGGTTTGCCGCAGTGGTGGCATTTTCCGACGATCACGTCTTCCACCTGATTGATCGGAATGGAGATCCGCTCGTCAAACACGTAGCATTTTCCGTCAAACAGTTGTCCTTTCACTTCCGGGTCTTTGCCGTAGGTGACGATGCCGCCTTCCAGTTGATAGACTTCCTTGAACCCTTCTTTCAGCAAAAAGCCGGACAATTTTTCGCAGCGAATGCCGCCCGTGCAGTACGTCAGGATTTTCTTGTCCTTGTACTGGCTGAGATTTTGGCGGATCCATTCGGGAAATTCGCGGAACGATCGGACTCCCGGCCGGATCGCGTTGCGGAAATGGCCGATATCATACTCGTAATCGTTGCGGCCGTCGAGGATAAGCACATCGTCCCGCTGCATCATTTCGAAGAACTCTTTCGGCTTGAGATATTTGCCGGTCAGTTGGTTCGGGTCGATGTCCTCCTCCAGCCGGAACGTCACCAGTTCCTTCCGCGGGCGGACCGA
The DNA window shown above is from Effusibacillus pohliae DSM 22757 and carries:
- the trhO gene encoding oxygen-dependent tRNA uridine(34) hydroxylase TrhO, encoding MKPYRILLYYKYVHIDDPVRFAEEHLQFCKELGVKGRILVAEEGINGTISGTVEQTDTYMETLHNDPRFADMIFKIDEADDHAFKRISVRPRKELVTFRLEEDIDPNQLTGKYLKPKEFFEMMQRDDVLILDGRNDYEYDIGHFRNAIRPGVRSFREFPEWIRQNLSQYKDKKILTYCTGGIRCEKLSGFLLKEGFKEVYQLEGGIVTYGKDPEVKGQLFDGKCYVFDERISIPINQVEDVIVGKCHHCGKPEDRYINCAYDPCHLQHICCPECEEKFQGFCSEECMAQVVKS
- a CDS encoding gamma-glutamyl-gamma-aminobutyrate hydrolase family protein → MKRTPIIGITGYHVRGEEGYGGSFRGVPGQGFSVVGHDYIHAVQRAGGIPLGVPVGDVSHAHEVIEAVDGLILSGGEDIDPMLYGSHPDLRCWTIVPERDRFELALIEEALRQNKPLLAVCRGMQLVNVFFGGSLYLDLSDCPGEVLAHQVPRAPRWYTAHRVNLISPVLQQLYQAEQIETNSYHHQAVKAAGGGLQVAAVAEDGIVEGLVHPDHPQLLAIQWHPEMMAVRSEAGLIPFRWLVDTIRQRNGG
- a CDS encoding NAD-dependent succinate-semialdehyde dehydrogenase; protein product: MAKLAADRWNFLWINGEKVTLTKMIEVQNPATGEVVGHVPLGGEAETRRAVEAAWRAFSKWSKLPPHERAGYLQDWADRILANRDELALLLTLEQGKPLAEARGEIEGAAAFVRWYAEEAKRAYGEWIPASHSDRRILVIRQPVGVAGLITPWNFPAAMVARKAAPALAAGCTVMLKPAKQTPQIAIALFEHLMDTGIPAGAANLVTGDSAAIGGALLSDRRVRKISFTGSTEVGKHLMRQAADQVKRLSLELGGNAPAIVFPDADLDRAADAIVANKFENCGQVCNGINVIYAHGEIAEALTETIVSRVQALRVGNGLEPGVAVGPLIDETALRRVEALLADAAAKGARVRTGGARLTDGPYRNGTFFAPTVLDRVTRGMALAHEEIFGPVAPVITFETEAEVLAHANDTPYGLAAYVFTRDISRVFRMSESLEFGMVAVNGTSLSVPQAPFGGIKESGTGREGGHHGLQEYLEYKYVAMTLD
- the yfbR gene encoding 5'-deoxynucleotidase, with the protein product MESHFFAYMYRLRYIKRWSLMRNVVDENVAEHSFHVALLTHALCSIANGVFGKQVPTEKAVTLALFHDVTEVFTGDIPTPVKHHNPNILHNFREIEQMAADRLLNMIPEPLQQRYRPLILEKSDPHLWHWVKAADLLDAYLKCASELSAGNREFAVAQKQIEQKMQELNMPELDYFLAHLAPSFEKTLDEIS